One window of Pseudacidobacterium ailaaui genomic DNA carries:
- a CDS encoding bifunctional ADP-dependent NAD(P)H-hydrate dehydratase/NAD(P)H-hydrate epimerase yields the protein MKILTADEMRACDRASTELYGVSSLTLMENAGQAVARFVLREFPDAQRIAVLCGRGNNGGDGFVAARALGQAGRQVKVLLLGYAAELKGDAAVMFERMGMVPVIAPDEDSLSSGPVSALLSEADLFLDAVVGTGFQPPLRGVAAALRDLICARQTPVVAVDLPSGWNADARESQVEGAFRADAVVTFTAPKPAHVFGNLTNSAHKPIVTAPIGSPEAAIRSGLGLQWTGASKKITEAPRPADSNKGKYGHVLVVAGSYGKSGAAAMASLAALRTGAGLVTAAVPQPILASVAQIAPELMTIPLQAGPQGEIHSSNLEPEILHNLVHKKSVLAIGPGMGQQPEAEKFLLGLLETTNLPTVLDADALNLISRHRDRLYGGNRLLVLTPHPGEMARLCECSTGEVQANRDQLARDFAMKYRVILVLKGWRTLVAHPDGSIAVNTTGNPGMAKGGSGDILTGMVAAMLAQYPQSPTEAVNAAVYLHGLAADFAVREQDEHTLLATDTIAHLSRAFRFRAEDEGGYLWIQGLPR from the coding sequence ATGAAAATCCTGACTGCGGATGAAATGCGTGCCTGTGATCGCGCCTCCACAGAGCTTTATGGTGTCTCCTCGCTGACTCTGATGGAAAACGCCGGGCAGGCCGTTGCGCGTTTTGTTCTGCGCGAGTTTCCGGATGCGCAGCGCATCGCTGTTCTTTGTGGCAGGGGAAACAATGGTGGAGATGGATTTGTAGCGGCCCGTGCTCTTGGTCAGGCCGGGCGGCAGGTGAAGGTGCTGCTCCTGGGCTATGCTGCGGAACTGAAAGGAGACGCAGCCGTCATGTTTGAGCGCATGGGAATGGTACCGGTGATTGCGCCTGATGAAGATTCACTTTCCTCCGGTCCGGTCTCTGCATTGTTGTCAGAAGCAGACCTGTTTCTGGACGCTGTGGTGGGAACAGGTTTTCAACCTCCCTTGCGCGGAGTGGCCGCTGCCCTGCGAGACCTTATTTGTGCGCGCCAAACACCGGTGGTTGCTGTGGACCTTCCTTCTGGATGGAACGCGGACGCGCGCGAATCCCAGGTGGAGGGTGCCTTCCGCGCGGATGCAGTGGTGACCTTTACTGCGCCCAAGCCCGCGCACGTCTTTGGAAATCTGACAAATAGTGCGCATAAGCCCATTGTGACTGCCCCCATTGGATCGCCCGAGGCGGCCATCCGGTCAGGGCTTGGACTTCAATGGACTGGAGCATCGAAGAAGATTACCGAAGCGCCACGTCCTGCGGACAGCAACAAGGGCAAGTACGGTCATGTTCTGGTTGTGGCGGGTTCCTATGGAAAATCAGGGGCAGCGGCCATGGCATCGTTGGCTGCACTGAGGACAGGTGCGGGGTTGGTCACCGCGGCCGTGCCTCAGCCCATCCTGGCCTCTGTTGCTCAGATTGCCCCTGAATTGATGACCATACCGCTTCAGGCGGGCCCGCAGGGGGAGATCCATAGCAGCAACCTTGAACCCGAGATCCTGCACAATCTGGTCCATAAAAAATCGGTACTGGCCATTGGACCAGGAATGGGTCAGCAGCCTGAGGCAGAAAAGTTTCTTCTGGGCCTGCTGGAAACGACAAATCTTCCCACTGTGCTAGATGCCGATGCGCTGAATCTTATATCCAGGCATCGCGACAGGCTTTATGGCGGCAATCGTCTGCTGGTCCTGACTCCGCATCCGGGGGAAATGGCGCGCCTTTGCGAATGTAGCACAGGAGAGGTACAGGCCAACCGCGATCAGTTGGCGCGAGACTTTGCCATGAAATATCGGGTCATTCTGGTACTCAAAGGCTGGCGCACTCTGGTGGCCCATCCTGATGGAAGCATTGCCGTCAATACGACGGGGAATCCGGGCATGGCCAAAGGCGGCAGCGGCGACATTCTTACCGGCATGGTGGCGGCCATGCTGGCGCAGTACCCGCAGTCCCCGACAGAGGCCGTCAATGCGGCTGTTTACCTGCATGGCCTTGCTGCCGACTTTGCCGTCCGCGAGCAGGACGAGCACACGTTGCTGGCCACCGACACGATCGCCCACCTTTCCCGTGCTTTTCGCTTTCGCGCAGAAGACGAAGGCGGTTATCTTTGGATACAAGGATTGCCGCGATGA
- a CDS encoding penicillin-binding transpeptidase domain-containing protein, producing the protein MRHRVSFFLLGFIVLPVFLWAGSTSTTRHTTRRARVVESSRAKQRMARLQHTHRTAHLENASVTVRRGRVRRASLRVRHRYYERFTGNSFADIDDLISGDVTGGEDPIVRQAAVDALGNMNGTVVAIDPSNGRILAMVNQKLALSSGAEPCSTIKLSVALAALDEGIITKDTPVNLGGHYSMNLTQALAHSNNLYFETLGRRLGFERVRHYANEFGLGELAGYNIPGEHLGVYPDEPIPDSEGGVGRMCSFGEGVSMTPLQLGALVAAIANGGTLYYLQHPTTPEEVLNFQPRIKRTLDISKILPEIQDGMQAAVQYGTARSLRANFNQFPILGKTGTCSNNGTRYGWFASYADTQYGRIVTVFFLEGGRPTFGPKAAELTGIFYRNLWDKNYFISKPATETASVRMASTATQ; encoded by the coding sequence ATGAGGCACAGGGTATCTTTCTTTTTGTTGGGGTTCATAGTGCTGCCAGTGTTTTTGTGGGCGGGAAGCACATCCACGACCCGCCACACCACGCGCCGCGCCCGTGTGGTTGAGTCCTCCCGGGCAAAACAGCGCATGGCGCGACTGCAACATACGCACCGCACTGCCCATCTTGAAAATGCTTCTGTGACCGTCCGCCGCGGACGCGTACGTCGCGCGAGTCTGCGGGTGCGGCACCGCTATTATGAACGTTTTACTGGCAACTCCTTTGCGGACATCGATGACCTGATCTCAGGGGATGTTACCGGTGGTGAAGACCCTATTGTGCGTCAGGCTGCTGTAGATGCGCTGGGGAACATGAATGGCACAGTGGTGGCCATCGATCCCAGTAATGGACGCATTCTGGCCATGGTGAACCAGAAGCTGGCGCTGTCAAGCGGGGCCGAGCCCTGTTCGACGATTAAACTTTCCGTTGCTCTGGCGGCCCTCGATGAGGGGATTATTACGAAAGACACTCCGGTGAATCTGGGTGGCCATTACAGCATGAATCTGACGCAGGCGCTGGCCCACTCCAACAATCTCTACTTTGAAACACTGGGTCGCCGCCTTGGCTTTGAACGGGTCCGCCATTATGCCAATGAGTTCGGCCTGGGAGAGTTGGCCGGATACAACATTCCCGGTGAACACCTCGGTGTTTATCCTGACGAGCCGATTCCTGACAGCGAAGGTGGCGTAGGGCGCATGTGCTCCTTCGGAGAAGGTGTCTCCATGACCCCGCTGCAACTGGGGGCCCTGGTGGCTGCGATCGCCAATGGGGGAACGTTGTATTACCTGCAGCATCCCACAACTCCTGAAGAAGTACTCAATTTTCAGCCGCGCATCAAACGCACGCTGGACATTTCGAAAATTCTTCCCGAGATCCAGGACGGAATGCAGGCCGCCGTCCAGTATGGGACCGCGCGCTCTCTGCGTGCCAACTTCAATCAGTTCCCGATTTTGGGCAAAACCGGCACCTGCTCCAACAACGGCACCCGCTATGGCTGGTTTGCTTCTTATGCGGACACGCAGTACGGACGCATTGTGACGGTCTTCTTTCTGGAAGGCGGCCGCCCGACCTTTGGCCCCAAGGCAGCGGAACTGACCGGGATTTTCTACCGCAACCTGTGGGACAAGAACTACTTCATCAGCAAGCCAGCTACCGAGACAGCATCGGTAAGGATGGCATCGACTGCGACACAGTAG
- the tsaE gene encoding tRNA (adenosine(37)-N6)-threonylcarbamoyltransferase complex ATPase subunit type 1 TsaE → MSQATGTTVHEFETNSAADTIRVGREIVKLLAPPKFLILKGDLGAGKTTLVKGIAEALDAADPDEVTSPTFTLIHEYEGVRHENGKDEPVMLYHLDLYRIEQERQLDSLGLDEIATPDSLVLIEWGDKFASVAKRANGEIVMTSTGGDSRKITVTLRG, encoded by the coding sequence ATGAGCCAGGCGACAGGAACCACCGTCCACGAATTTGAAACCAACAGCGCTGCGGATACGATTCGCGTTGGCCGCGAAATTGTAAAGCTGCTGGCGCCACCAAAATTTCTTATCCTGAAGGGTGACCTGGGGGCAGGCAAGACCACGCTGGTTAAGGGAATTGCTGAGGCACTGGATGCGGCCGATCCGGATGAGGTCACCAGTCCGACCTTTACGCTGATCCATGAGTACGAGGGAGTACGGCATGAGAATGGCAAGGATGAGCCTGTCATGCTGTATCACCTGGATCTTTACCGTATCGAACAGGAGCGCCAGCTTGACAGTCTGGGTCTGGACGAGATCGCAACCCCTGACAGCCTGGTCCTTATCGAGTGGGGCGATAAGTTTGCCTCAGTTGCGAAGCGGGCCAATGGTGAAATCGTCATGACGTCTACGGGGGGCGATTCGCGCAAAATCACAGTGACCCTAAGGGGATAA
- the ftsZ gene encoding cell division protein FtsZ, protein MNPSEEIRIHYHEQVPRGAKIKVIGVGGGGGNAVNRMIAARVEGVEFIVANTDAQALQLSHAPVKLQLGLKLTSGLGAGANPDVGRRAALEDSEKIIEALEGADMVFVTAGLGGGTGTGAAPVIASLASEMGALTVAVVTRPFGFEGKRRMLQAERGMEELLESVDTMIVIPNEKLLAVAKDAGFFESFRIADDVLRQGVQGISDIITIPGIINRDFADVKTTMAGMGYAVMGTAVRSGANRALEAAQAAISSPLLEAGAIDGAKGILINITGSSSLKLSEVNEASTLIQNAAHEDANIIFGAVLDENMGDEVKITVIATGFRQEMAERRERMLNVTLREPVAPRVHVETAQPSAPRFMSEEEEEPEVRQSVAPAIPLSSVAPEAPGVAETGIEQRSEPIAVAVAAPSSPREVFFEPRGEEQGDELDIPAFMRRGGL, encoded by the coding sequence ATGAACCCTTCAGAAGAGATCCGTATTCATTACCATGAACAGGTCCCGCGCGGTGCCAAGATCAAGGTCATCGGCGTAGGCGGCGGCGGCGGAAATGCGGTGAACCGCATGATTGCGGCCCGTGTGGAAGGAGTGGAATTCATTGTCGCCAACACGGATGCGCAGGCTTTGCAGCTCTCCCATGCTCCTGTAAAGCTGCAGCTTGGTCTGAAACTGACCAGCGGCCTGGGAGCAGGGGCGAATCCAGATGTTGGTCGCCGCGCCGCCCTTGAGGATTCGGAAAAGATCATTGAGGCCCTGGAGGGCGCGGACATGGTTTTTGTTACCGCGGGACTGGGCGGCGGGACCGGCACCGGAGCTGCCCCGGTCATTGCCTCCCTGGCCAGTGAAATGGGCGCACTGACGGTGGCCGTGGTGACCCGTCCCTTTGGTTTTGAAGGCAAGCGCCGGATGCTTCAGGCGGAACGCGGCATGGAAGAGCTGCTTGAGTCCGTTGATACGATGATCGTCATCCCGAACGAAAAGCTGCTGGCTGTGGCAAAAGACGCGGGCTTTTTTGAGTCTTTCCGGATTGCCGATGATGTGCTGCGCCAGGGAGTGCAGGGGATCTCAGACATCATTACCATCCCCGGAATCATTAACCGGGATTTTGCTGATGTAAAGACCACGATGGCCGGGATGGGCTATGCGGTCATGGGCACCGCGGTACGCAGCGGTGCGAATCGTGCGCTGGAGGCGGCACAGGCGGCCATCTCTTCGCCATTGCTTGAGGCCGGTGCGATTGACGGGGCCAAGGGCATTCTGATCAACATCACCGGGTCAAGTTCGCTGAAGCTGAGTGAGGTCAATGAAGCTTCGACTCTTATCCAGAATGCGGCGCATGAGGATGCGAACATCATTTTTGGCGCGGTGCTGGATGAAAATATGGGGGACGAGGTAAAAATCACAGTGATTGCCACAGGGTTCCGGCAGGAGATGGCCGAACGCCGCGAACGGATGCTGAACGTAACGTTGCGCGAGCCGGTAGCGCCCCGTGTGCATGTTGAGACAGCCCAGCCGTCGGCCCCAAGATTTATGAGCGAAGAGGAAGAGGAGCCGGAGGTCCGCCAGTCTGTGGCCCCGGCCATCCCGCTGTCCTCTGTGGCGCCGGAAGCACCGGGCGTTGCTGAAACTGGAATAGAACAACGGTCCGAGCCCATTGCCGTTGCTGTGGCGGCACCGTCCAGCCCTAGAGAGGTATTTTTTGAACCGCGTGGCGAAGAGCAGGGGGATGAACTGGATATTCCTGCATTTATGCGTCGCGGGGGCTTGTAA